The following coding sequences lie in one Candidatus Planktophila sulfonica genomic window:
- a CDS encoding amidohydrolase family protein — protein MRIDSHHHLWDLSNRPQEWMVGDGMDPVRRNFLADDLRSAISGTRIEKTILVHATTTNDETYELLALAETDPTIVGVVGWLQIDSPDAIADCEKYLQAPGASYLKGIRDVAQDLPDSNYLAKPQSIATVQQLGKMGLTYDILTKTPELKAAIELVKACPDVQFVLDHISKPYIAKEEIEPWKSLISELAAFENVSCKISGMVTEAKWNTWQTSDFAPYVDHIITSFTPQRLMFGSDWPVALLAASSYSEVVHLAESLTAKFSETENELFWLENAISAYKITKL, from the coding sequence ATGAGAATCGATTCACACCACCACCTATGGGATTTATCTAATCGTCCGCAAGAGTGGATGGTAGGCGATGGCATGGATCCTGTCCGTCGCAACTTTCTCGCCGATGATCTACGTAGTGCGATATCTGGAACCAGAATTGAAAAAACAATCCTTGTTCATGCAACAACTACCAACGATGAAACGTATGAACTCTTAGCGCTTGCAGAAACTGACCCAACAATTGTTGGCGTGGTTGGCTGGCTGCAAATTGATTCGCCTGATGCAATCGCAGATTGTGAAAAATACTTGCAAGCACCGGGCGCCAGCTACCTCAAAGGTATCCGCGATGTCGCACAAGATCTTCCGGATTCTAACTATCTAGCAAAGCCACAGTCGATTGCCACTGTGCAACAACTCGGCAAGATGGGTTTGACCTACGACATTCTTACCAAGACCCCAGAACTCAAAGCTGCTATTGAATTAGTGAAGGCTTGCCCTGATGTGCAATTTGTTCTCGACCACATTTCTAAGCCTTATATTGCAAAAGAAGAAATCGAACCCTGGAAATCTCTGATCTCAGAACTTGCTGCTTTCGAAAATGTCTCCTGCAAGATTTCCGGAATGGTGACAGAAGCAAAGTGGAACACTTGGCAGACTAGTGACTTCGCCCCATACGTCGATCACATCATCACTAGCTTCACCCCACAGCGTCTGATGTTCGGCTCGGACTGGCCGGTCGCCCTATTGGCCGCCTCTAGTTATTCAGAGGTGGTTCACCTAGCCGAGAGCCTGACAGCAAAGTTTTCGGAAACGGAAAATGAACTTTTCTGGCTAGAAAATGCGATTTCTGCATACAAGATAACGAAGCTGTAA
- the msrB gene encoding peptide-methionine (R)-S-oxide reductase MsrB, whose translation MSEINEDELKARLDPLSYSVLREGATERPFTGEYTDTDKVGSYRCKACGNELFKSETKFHSGCGWPSFYAPTAGDAVKLIEDRSLAPRIRTEVRCSKCDSHLGHVFSGEGYDVPTDERWCINSVALYLEEKPA comes from the coding sequence ATGAGTGAAATTAATGAAGACGAGCTCAAGGCTCGACTAGATCCACTTTCTTATTCCGTCCTGCGCGAAGGTGCAACAGAGCGACCATTCACAGGTGAATACACGGACACAGATAAAGTCGGAAGTTATCGTTGCAAGGCATGTGGCAATGAACTGTTCAAATCTGAAACAAAATTTCACTCTGGATGCGGATGGCCATCTTTCTACGCCCCAACTGCGGGCGATGCCGTAAAGCTGATTGAAGATCGCTCTCTCGCGCCACGAATCCGAACCGAAGTTCGCTGCTCAAAGTGCGATTCTCACCTTGGCCATGTCTTCTCTGGCGAGGGTTATGACGTCCCAACTGATGAGCGTTGGTGTATCAATTCCGTGGCTTTATACCTAGAAGAGAAGCCGGCCTAA
- a CDS encoding 2-hydroxyacid dehydrogenase: MSTVKVWTQWSDLVAPPGITLLSPENFPLDSSDLSEIDFYVPLYMGGAKALSYAAQMPNLKTLQMLNAGYDDALAYLRPGITLCNARGVHDASTAELAVGLAISSRRGFPEFMREQIAGNWSHHRTAALSDSKIGIVGFGSIGKKIAQNLSGFEVSITAFTQSGRDGSLTIDQLDSHLPNLDIVILILPLSDSSRHLFDAERLSKMKDGALLINVARGPVVDTGALVKELNSGRIFAALDVTDPEPLPSGHPLWSAKNVQIVPHIGGNSEAFEPRGRALIESQLKLLAAGKPLEHVVAQG; encoded by the coding sequence GTGTCAACGGTGAAGGTATGGACTCAATGGTCTGACCTCGTTGCGCCACCAGGAATTACCTTGCTCTCCCCCGAGAACTTTCCACTTGATTCATCTGATCTATCGGAAATTGATTTCTACGTACCTCTTTATATGGGTGGCGCTAAAGCGCTTTCCTATGCGGCCCAAATGCCTAACCTCAAGACCTTGCAGATGCTCAATGCAGGATATGACGATGCACTCGCCTATCTGCGACCAGGAATCACACTCTGCAATGCTCGCGGCGTCCATGATGCTTCCACTGCAGAGCTCGCAGTCGGTTTAGCAATCTCTTCCCGTCGCGGATTTCCAGAATTTATGCGCGAGCAGATAGCAGGCAACTGGAGTCACCATCGAACCGCTGCGCTTTCAGATAGCAAAATCGGAATTGTTGGATTCGGTTCTATTGGAAAAAAGATTGCCCAGAATCTTTCTGGCTTTGAAGTATCCATCACCGCTTTTACGCAATCGGGCCGCGATGGTTCACTCACTATTGATCAGCTAGATAGCCATCTGCCGAATTTAGATATCGTGATTTTAATTCTTCCGCTATCTGATTCTTCACGCCATCTCTTCGACGCTGAAAGACTTTCCAAGATGAAGGATGGGGCGCTACTCATCAACGTTGCTCGCGGTCCTGTAGTAGATACAGGTGCCCTCGTTAAGGAACTTAACTCAGGACGCATCTTTGCCGCTCTCGATGTGACAGACCCAGAGCCACTTCCATCTGGTCATCCGCTCTGGAGCGCGAAGAATGTACAGATAGTTCCTCATATTGGTGGAAATTCGGAAGCTTTTGAACCTCGCGGACGAGCGCTGATTGAATCTCAGCTCAAGCTCCTTGCAGCGGGAAAACCTCTTGAACATGTTGTCGCGCAAGGTTAA
- a CDS encoding ABC transporter substrate-binding protein produces MSEEKNVVSRRSVLKGAAIGGAALATGSALTAESASAATRLKGSTVKWTTRGGGATGDKIAKAVNDAFTKKTGAKVVAQQVNSDDFQNNFAQIMQGSPDDAFGWMAGYRSNHFGERGLLADLTREINRLKTSLPTAAIKGATSPVSKKPYILPTTYYPWALHYRKSMVKEIGMNPEKIDTWDDFVKLMTLTQKKGLVGYSLGAKGGWEAMGTFDILNARVNGYKYHIDLLNGRAKWTDARTKETFKYFAQLIPFMNENVMDISWDGMRDLLLQKKTGAMMMGSWFANDFKAKSQADYDDLWVVPFPEINPKFGIDTIDAPLDGISVAANGKNVAGGKALAEFWASPEGIKEAIKAGDTNIYVSKSFDTSSYDAFNKQKLAVLGSAKNIMFFLDRDARGDFAGPVVGPAIQSFIKKPSDINKILENVQAQWDALPKN; encoded by the coding sequence ATGTCAGAAGAGAAGAACGTAGTTTCTCGCCGCTCAGTACTCAAGGGCGCAGCAATCGGTGGAGCAGCACTTGCAACCGGTAGCGCACTCACAGCAGAGTCTGCAAGCGCAGCGACAAGATTGAAGGGCAGCACAGTCAAGTGGACAACACGTGGCGGTGGTGCAACAGGAGACAAGATTGCTAAGGCTGTAAACGATGCCTTCACAAAGAAGACCGGTGCAAAGGTTGTTGCTCAGCAAGTCAACTCAGATGACTTCCAGAATAACTTCGCACAGATCATGCAGGGATCACCTGATGATGCATTCGGTTGGATGGCTGGATACCGCTCAAACCACTTCGGTGAAAGGGGCCTTCTTGCTGATCTCACACGTGAAATCAACCGTTTGAAGACATCACTTCCAACAGCTGCAATCAAGGGTGCAACAAGCCCAGTATCAAAGAAGCCTTACATCCTTCCAACAACTTACTACCCATGGGCTTTGCACTACCGCAAGTCAATGGTTAAGGAAATTGGAATGAACCCAGAAAAGATTGATACCTGGGATGACTTCGTTAAGTTGATGACTCTTACACAGAAGAAGGGTCTTGTTGGATACTCACTCGGCGCAAAGGGCGGCTGGGAAGCAATGGGTACATTCGACATCCTTAACGCACGTGTAAACGGCTACAAGTACCACATCGACCTTCTTAACGGTCGCGCAAAGTGGACAGATGCTCGCACAAAGGAAACATTCAAGTACTTCGCACAGCTCATCCCATTCATGAACGAAAACGTCATGGATATTTCATGGGACGGCATGCGCGATCTTCTTCTCCAGAAGAAGACAGGCGCAATGATGATGGGTTCATGGTTTGCTAACGACTTCAAGGCGAAGTCACAGGCAGATTACGACGATCTATGGGTCGTTCCATTCCCAGAAATCAACCCTAAGTTCGGTATCGACACAATTGATGCACCACTTGATGGTATTTCAGTTGCTGCAAACGGTAAGAACGTAGCGGGCGGTAAGGCTCTTGCTGAATTCTGGGCTTCACCAGAAGGTATTAAGGAAGCAATCAAGGCTGGAGATACAAATATTTATGTATCGAAGTCATTTGATACTTCTTCATACGATGCATTCAACAAGCAGAAGCTTGCTGTTCTCGGTTCAGCGAAGAACATCATGTTCTTCTTGGATCGCGATGCTCGTGGAGACTTTGCTGGTCCAGTTGTTGGTCCAGCTATCCAAAGCTTCATCAAGAAGCCTTCAGATATCAACAAGATCCTCGAGAACGTACAAGCACAATGGGATGCACTTCCAAAGAACTAA
- a CDS encoding aldo/keto reductase, protein MARYSEKVKLKRSNLEVTRMGLGTAPLGGLFKSVTDEDGEDLLNTALDLGINYFDTAPQYGHGVAEMRVGKALQKTSKPFVIETKVGRVLRHVEGVEPEQWFPDAPRNIVPIYDYSKDGIKQAFEESLERLGLPHIDIVLMHDAEDYIKEATENAFPVLADLRSQGLIKAIGLGMNYVEPALEIMKGTDLDIALIAGRFTLLDQVAQNELFPYALKNSIDISMGGVLNSGVLANPVAGATYNYLPASDEIIARAKAICDFLKERDVPLLAAALQYPLRHPAVTTVIVGPRTCNELEVNIENFEHKLPDNLWTELEDAGLIAKLAV, encoded by the coding sequence ATGGCGCGATATAGCGAAAAAGTTAAATTAAAGCGTTCAAATCTTGAAGTAACTCGCATGGGGTTAGGTACTGCCCCTCTCGGTGGATTATTTAAATCTGTTACCGATGAAGATGGCGAAGACCTTCTCAATACTGCTCTCGATCTCGGTATCAACTACTTCGACACTGCGCCGCAATATGGCCATGGAGTCGCTGAAATGCGCGTAGGTAAGGCGCTCCAAAAGACTTCCAAACCTTTTGTTATCGAGACCAAAGTTGGTCGTGTTCTTCGCCATGTTGAAGGCGTCGAACCAGAGCAATGGTTCCCAGATGCACCGCGAAATATTGTCCCTATCTATGACTATTCCAAAGATGGAATCAAGCAAGCATTTGAAGAGAGCCTCGAGCGATTAGGGCTTCCACATATCGATATTGTCTTGATGCACGATGCTGAGGATTACATCAAAGAGGCAACAGAGAATGCATTTCCTGTTCTAGCCGATCTTCGTTCACAAGGCCTGATTAAAGCTATTGGCCTCGGCATGAACTATGTAGAACCAGCCCTTGAAATCATGAAGGGAACAGATCTCGATATCGCACTTATTGCCGGCCGATTTACTCTGCTTGATCAAGTCGCACAGAATGAACTCTTTCCATACGCGCTCAAAAATAGTATTGATATCTCTATGGGCGGAGTTCTTAACTCTGGCGTCCTGGCTAATCCAGTTGCTGGTGCTACATATAACTATCTTCCTGCCTCTGATGAAATCATCGCTCGCGCCAAGGCAATCTGCGATTTCCTAAAAGAGCGCGATGTACCGCTACTTGCTGCAGCGCTGCAATATCCATTGCGCCACCCAGCTGTAACAACTGTCATTGTTGGTCCACGCACCTGCAATGAGCTCGAAGTAAATATCGAAAACTTTGAGCACAAACTTCCGGATAATCTCTGGACCGAACTTGAAGATGCAGGCTTGATTGCGAAGTTGGCTGTATGA
- a CDS encoding L-rhamnose mutarotase: MTIKRIGQVIGIKPEEIAEYERIHENIWPTVAATLKRANIQNYSIFRYENLLFAYMEYTGTDYEADMALIAADPETQNWWKITAPMQVQVSEARDGEWWHTLHQNFHLD; the protein is encoded by the coding sequence ATGACCATCAAGCGCATCGGCCAAGTAATCGGCATTAAGCCAGAAGAAATTGCAGAGTACGAACGCATTCACGAAAATATCTGGCCAACTGTTGCAGCAACGCTCAAGCGTGCCAATATCCAGAATTATTCAATTTTCCGTTACGAGAATTTGCTCTTCGCATATATGGAGTACACAGGCACGGATTACGAAGCAGATATGGCTCTCATTGCCGCAGATCCTGAGACCCAGAATTGGTGGAAGATCACTGCTCCGATGCAGGTACAGGTTTCCGAAGCGCGCGATGGCGAGTGGTGGCATACCCTTCACCAGAACTTCCACCTCGACTAA
- a CDS encoding fumarylacetoacetate hydrolase family protein — protein MKFSVLKTKDSQYQFAVTVNGVHKSIDGLPTLTEAMHLTLEELKARTASAGAEVSGELAAPIAFEIELWGAGVTYLRSRDARKEESGVPDVYQRVYEADRPELFFKSTAVRARGTAAPIGIRYDSEASVPEPEVAIYINKHREIIGYAICNDVTARSIEGENPLYLSQAKIYIGSTAIGPDITPAWLAPAAKEMSIKAKILRGSTLVWEAETSLGALNRTLEDLVDYVFRCQDFPHGLILSTGTGIVPPLDIALAAGDIVEIDVAGVGVLSNPVVVIPER, from the coding sequence ATGAAATTCTCAGTACTTAAAACAAAAGATTCTCAGTACCAGTTTGCAGTCACCGTTAATGGAGTACACAAATCAATAGATGGGCTTCCAACTCTGACAGAAGCTATGCATCTCACTCTCGAAGAACTCAAGGCACGTACTGCTAGCGCAGGTGCTGAAGTATCCGGAGAACTTGCAGCACCTATCGCCTTTGAAATTGAACTCTGGGGCGCAGGCGTTACCTACCTTCGTTCACGAGATGCACGTAAAGAAGAGAGCGGCGTCCCAGACGTTTATCAACGTGTCTATGAAGCAGATCGCCCAGAGCTATTCTTCAAATCAACTGCTGTGCGTGCTCGTGGAACTGCTGCGCCAATCGGTATTCGTTACGACTCTGAAGCCTCAGTTCCAGAACCAGAAGTAGCTATCTATATAAATAAGCATCGCGAAATTATTGGTTACGCCATCTGTAACGATGTCACTGCTCGTTCTATAGAAGGCGAGAACCCGCTCTACCTTTCTCAAGCAAAGATCTACATTGGCTCAACTGCGATTGGCCCAGATATCACTCCCGCTTGGCTGGCTCCTGCTGCTAAAGAGATGAGCATCAAGGCGAAGATTCTTCGTGGATCTACCTTGGTCTGGGAGGCAGAGACATCTCTTGGTGCACTTAATCGCACACTTGAAGATCTCGTTGATTACGTCTTTAGATGCCAAGACTTCCCACACGGTCTCATTCTTTCGACAGGAACTGGAATCGTTCCACCGTTGGATATCGCACTCGCTGCCGGAGATATCGTCGAAATCGATGTTGCAGGCGTTGGAGTTCTTTCAAACCCAGTCGTAGTTATTCCTGAAAGGTAA
- a CDS encoding SDR family NAD(P)-dependent oxidoreductase, whose translation MSEFKGLTAAVTGAGSGIGLATAKMLADGGATVFGLDIAEGGLAGVGQWIQCDVSDDASVEAAFAKISQLDILINSAAISAVGNVEANPSDEWNKVMNINVVGIVRTARYSLPLLRKSKCASIVNVCSVAATAGIPKRALYSSTKGAVLSLTMAMANDYVAEGIRVNCVNPGTADTPWVQRLLAQAADPEAERKALEARQPLGRLVSADEVARALCYLASPLQGSTTATSLAVDGGMQGLRIPR comes from the coding sequence ATGTCTGAATTCAAAGGTCTTACTGCAGCTGTAACCGGCGCCGGTTCTGGTATCGGACTCGCAACTGCGAAGATGCTTGCTGATGGTGGAGCCACTGTTTTTGGTTTAGATATTGCTGAAGGCGGTCTTGCTGGTGTCGGTCAGTGGATTCAATGCGATGTCAGCGATGATGCATCAGTCGAAGCTGCCTTTGCCAAGATTTCACAACTAGACATTCTGATCAATAGCGCTGCAATTAGCGCTGTAGGCAATGTTGAGGCCAATCCATCTGACGAGTGGAACAAGGTCATGAATATCAACGTTGTAGGAATTGTTCGCACAGCGCGATATTCACTTCCGCTTCTTCGCAAGAGCAAGTGCGCATCAATCGTTAACGTCTGTTCAGTTGCTGCAACTGCAGGTATTCCAAAGCGCGCGCTTTATAGCTCGACAAAGGGCGCAGTACTTTCACTAACGATGGCGATGGCAAATGATTATGTTGCCGAAGGAATTCGCGTGAACTGTGTAAATCCAGGGACTGCAGATACTCCGTGGGTGCAACGTTTATTGGCACAGGCCGCGGATCCAGAAGCAGAGCGCAAAGCACTTGAAGCTCGTCAACCACTAGGACGACTTGTCAGCGCTGATGAAGTTGCTCGCGCTCTTTGCTATCTTGCAAGTCCTTTGCAGGGTTCAACCACAGCAACCTCGCTCGCCGTCGATGGCGGTATGCAGGGCCTTCGAATTCCGCGTTAG
- a CDS encoding ABC transporter substrate-binding protein — protein sequence MKKGLMTVAAVAALALVAGTTGPVAAADKTLKIELISKGETHQFWQAVKKGAEDQAKKMNAEIHFVGPAAETMIDKQLEMLDAAIALKPDAIGYAALGTTQSLPKLKAAKAAGIPVYMFDTAASCEGGVPALGPNSDCALGVAYTNSTAAGALAADWMAKLVGNKGKVLVVGHSQTNQTGIDRANGFINRIKAKYKGIKLLTPQYAEGGDALKAQEIVSASLVANKDLKGVYGTNEGVSIGAGQAFKAAKLKNGAVKLIGFDSGKQQMANIKSGLQSGAITQSPMGIGAKTVEALVNYVRNKTVPKNLIDTGFYYYDKKNITDPKIAGNLYE from the coding sequence ATGAAGAAAGGTCTAATGACAGTTGCTGCAGTTGCAGCACTGGCGCTAGTAGCTGGAACAACAGGTCCAGTAGCTGCAGCAGATAAGACTCTCAAGATCGAATTGATCTCAAAGGGCGAAACACACCAATTTTGGCAGGCAGTAAAGAAGGGTGCTGAAGATCAGGCTAAGAAGATGAATGCAGAAATTCACTTCGTTGGTCCAGCAGCAGAAACAATGATCGATAAGCAGCTTGAAATGCTTGATGCAGCAATTGCACTTAAGCCAGATGCAATCGGTTACGCAGCACTTGGTACAACACAGTCACTTCCAAAGCTCAAGGCAGCTAAGGCAGCAGGCATTCCTGTGTACATGTTCGATACAGCTGCAAGCTGTGAAGGTGGAGTTCCTGCACTAGGACCAAACTCTGACTGCGCACTTGGCGTTGCATACACAAACTCAACAGCTGCTGGCGCACTCGCTGCAGACTGGATGGCTAAGTTGGTTGGTAACAAGGGTAAGGTTTTGGTTGTCGGTCACTCACAGACAAACCAGACAGGTATCGACCGTGCAAACGGATTTATCAACCGCATCAAGGCTAAGTACAAGGGCATCAAGCTCCTTACACCTCAGTACGCTGAAGGTGGAGATGCTCTCAAGGCACAGGAAATCGTTAGCGCATCACTCGTTGCTAACAAGGACCTCAAGGGTGTCTACGGAACTAACGAAGGTGTATCAATCGGCGCTGGACAGGCATTCAAGGCTGCAAAGCTTAAGAATGGCGCAGTTAAGTTGATCGGATTCGACTCAGGAAAGCAGCAGATGGCAAACATCAAGTCTGGTCTCCAGTCAGGTGCAATCACACAGAGCCCAATGGGTATCGGTGCAAAGACTGTCGAAGCTCTCGTTAACTACGTACGTAACAAGACAGTTCCAAAGAACCTTATCGATACAGGTTTCTACTACTACGATAAGAAGAACATCACCGATCCAAAGATCGCTGGTAACCTCTACGAATAA
- a CDS encoding enolase C-terminal domain-like protein: MPKVTGFKTVDVRFPTSRGLDGSDAMNKEPDYSAALLILETDDPSLQGHGFVFTCGRGNDLQCDMIAQLAPYAVGRDVADLATSMGDFARSLVRDSQIRWLGPEKGVTQMAAGAVVNAAWDLVTKQAKKPLWKFLSDLTPEQIVELVDFRYITDALTPAEALEILRKAEPQRAANEAKLRAEGLPAYTTTPGWLGYSDEKMVRLAKEAVADGYTLIKLKCGGSLEDDKRRLRLAREAVGPDIKIAIDANQVWDVNQAIEWIKGIGDVNLHWVEEPTNPDDVLGHAAIAKAIAPVRVATGEHGMNRILFKQMLQAKSFSFMQIDATRVAGVNENIANILMAAKFGVPVCPHAGGVGLCELVQHLAMFDAVAVTGHHDGRVVEFVDHLHEHFVVPTNIQNAYYMPPVDPGTGGEMHAQSIADFTFPHGKEWANA; encoded by the coding sequence ATGCCTAAGGTAACTGGATTTAAAACTGTAGATGTTCGATTCCCAACTTCACGTGGTCTCGACGGTTCCGATGCAATGAATAAGGAACCAGATTATTCGGCCGCTCTTCTCATCCTTGAAACTGATGACCCTTCGCTGCAAGGTCACGGCTTTGTCTTTACTTGCGGCCGCGGAAATGATTTGCAGTGCGACATGATTGCGCAGCTTGCTCCTTACGCAGTTGGTCGCGATGTTGCAGATCTCGCAACCAGCATGGGCGACTTCGCTCGTAGCTTGGTTCGCGATTCACAGATTCGCTGGCTCGGACCAGAAAAGGGCGTTACTCAAATGGCTGCCGGTGCAGTTGTTAACGCTGCATGGGATCTCGTTACAAAGCAGGCAAAGAAGCCACTCTGGAAGTTCCTCTCTGATCTGACACCAGAGCAGATTGTTGAACTCGTAGATTTCCGTTACATCACTGATGCGCTTACTCCAGCTGAAGCACTTGAAATTCTTCGCAAAGCTGAACCACAGCGCGCTGCAAATGAAGCAAAGCTTCGCGCTGAAGGACTTCCTGCATATACAACTACTCCAGGATGGCTCGGATATAGCGACGAGAAGATGGTCCGCCTTGCAAAGGAAGCAGTTGCTGACGGCTACACACTTATTAAATTGAAGTGTGGCGGATCTCTTGAAGATGACAAGCGACGTCTTCGTCTTGCACGCGAAGCTGTCGGCCCAGATATCAAGATTGCTATCGATGCAAACCAGGTATGGGATGTAAACCAAGCAATCGAATGGATTAAGGGAATTGGCGATGTAAACCTTCACTGGGTTGAAGAACCAACTAACCCAGATGATGTTCTTGGCCATGCAGCAATTGCAAAGGCGATTGCTCCAGTTCGTGTTGCAACTGGTGAGCACGGAATGAACCGCATTCTCTTTAAGCAGATGCTTCAGGCGAAGTCATTCTCATTTATGCAGATTGATGCAACTCGTGTTGCTGGCGTTAACGAGAACATTGCCAACATCTTGATGGCTGCAAAGTTTGGAGTCCCTGTCTGTCCTCACGCAGGCGGAGTCGGTCTCTGCGAACTCGTTCAGCACCTTGCAATGTTTGATGCAGTTGCTGTGACAGGTCATCATGATGGACGTGTTGTCGAATTCGTCGATCACTTGCACGAACACTTTGTTGTCCCAACAAATATTCAGAATGCGTATTACATGCCTCCCGTTGATCCAGGCACCGGCGGAGAAATGCATGCACAGTCAATTGCTGACTTCACATTCCCACATGGAAAAGAATGGGCAAACGCTTAA